The proteins below are encoded in one region of uncultured Fretibacterium sp.:
- a CDS encoding DUF340 domain-containing protein encodes MRYRQMAIFLLICAAQVLIGNWVGAKGFAVFGAQGAATAAKLLTDSIPGILVLLGVVAGGVLIAHVIPWKGLPSVAYIVTLGCIVTIPGFPGAEQLTAWASKVSFIGLCTPILAYAGLAVGKDIGVLKTQGWRIVLVGLFVFVGTFMGSAAIAELVLRGLK; translated from the coding sequence ATGAGATACCGTCAGATGGCGATTTTCCTGCTGATCTGCGCCGCTCAGGTGCTGATCGGCAACTGGGTTGGGGCGAAGGGGTTCGCCGTCTTCGGCGCGCAGGGCGCGGCCACGGCGGCCAAGCTCCTCACGGACTCCATTCCCGGCATCCTCGTGCTGCTCGGCGTCGTCGCGGGCGGCGTCCTCATCGCCCACGTCATCCCCTGGAAGGGGCTGCCCTCCGTGGCCTACATCGTCACGCTGGGCTGCATCGTGACGATCCCCGGCTTTCCCGGAGCGGAGCAACTCACCGCGTGGGCCTCGAAGGTCAGCTTCATCGGGCTCTGCACCCCGATCCTTGCCTATGCGGGCCTCGCCGTCGGCAAGGATATCGGCGTGCTCAAGACACAGGGCTGGAGGATCGTCCTGGTTGGACTTTTCGTCTTCGTCGGGACCTTCATGGGATCGGCGGCGATTGCGGAGCTGGTGTTGCGCGGCCTGAAGTGA
- the dut gene encoding dUTP diphosphatase — MAPDKMVRVLIARSGRAKDFPLPEYATPASAGVDLRASDGCVIPPGGRALVPTGLRIALPEGYEAQVRPRSGLALKHGVTLPNSPGTIDADYRGEIGVILMNLGQEPFIVEPGDRIAQMVVAPVARVAWSEAEALDATERGEGGFGSTGR, encoded by the coding sequence ATGGCGCCTGATAAGATGGTCAGGGTGCTGATCGCACGCTCCGGACGGGCGAAGGACTTTCCCTTGCCCGAATACGCCACCCCGGCCTCGGCCGGGGTGGATTTGCGGGCGTCGGATGGCTGCGTGATTCCCCCGGGCGGCCGGGCCCTGGTCCCGACGGGCCTGCGCATTGCCCTCCCGGAGGGGTACGAGGCACAGGTTCGCCCCCGGAGCGGCCTGGCCCTGAAGCACGGCGTCACGCTTCCCAACAGCCCGGGTACGATCGACGCGGACTACCGCGGAGAGATCGGGGTGATCCTGATGAACCTCGGCCAGGAGCCCTTTATCGTCGAGCCGGGAGACCGCATCGCCCAGATGGTCGTCGCGCCCGTCGCGCGGGTGGCGTGGAGCGAGGCGGAGGCGCTCGACGCCACGGAACGGGGGGAGGGGGGCTTCGGCAGCACCGGAAGGTGA
- a CDS encoding DUF3100 domain-containing protein, giving the protein MDIVDKALRNWKLHLLVLVFTVLAETVGVRTFKLGPGMLVLIPLLYSFVLGALCGLPALRVLKRSDMFEASSLVGVSFFLLMARYGTLVGPNFWKVVQSGPALVLQEFGNIGTVFFGVPIAVLLGLRREAVGAAFSNAREPNIAIIGEKYGLDTPEGRGVMGVYVTGTVFGALFCSFLSSFVASTMPFFSPQALAMATGTGSASMMTAAVTPLVTMYPQLKDELLALASASNMFSGLDGVYMCVFLSLPIANWLVRLMGVGEAPSVPVGTDSGEGED; this is encoded by the coding sequence ATGGATATCGTTGATAAGGCATTGCGAAACTGGAAGCTGCACCTGTTGGTCCTCGTCTTCACGGTTTTGGCCGAGACGGTCGGGGTCCGGACCTTCAAGCTCGGTCCGGGGATGCTGGTCCTGATCCCCCTGCTCTATTCCTTCGTGCTGGGAGCCCTCTGCGGGCTGCCCGCCCTGAGAGTGCTGAAGCGGAGCGACATGTTTGAGGCGTCTTCCCTCGTGGGGGTCTCGTTCTTTCTGCTGATGGCGCGTTACGGGACCCTGGTGGGGCCCAACTTCTGGAAGGTCGTCCAGTCCGGGCCGGCCCTGGTGCTCCAGGAGTTCGGCAACATCGGGACCGTGTTCTTCGGCGTCCCCATCGCCGTGCTGCTGGGCCTGCGCCGTGAGGCTGTGGGGGCGGCGTTCTCCAACGCGCGGGAGCCCAACATCGCCATCATCGGCGAGAAGTACGGGCTCGACACACCCGAGGGGCGCGGCGTCATGGGCGTCTACGTCACGGGGACGGTCTTCGGAGCCCTCTTCTGCAGCTTCCTCTCCTCCTTCGTCGCATCGACGATGCCCTTCTTCAGCCCCCAGGCCCTGGCTATGGCTACGGGGACGGGCAGCGCCAGCATGATGACCGCCGCGGTCACCCCCCTGGTGACGATGTACCCGCAACTCAAGGACGAGCTGCTGGCCCTGGCCTCGGCCAGCAACATGTTCTCGGGGCTCGACGGGGTCTATATGTGCGTGTTCCTGAGCCTTCCGATCGCCAACTGGCTCGTTCGGCTCATGGGGGTCGGGGAGGCCCCGAGCGTGCCCGTCGGCACGGATTCCGGGGAGGGGGAGGACTAG
- a CDS encoding polyribonucleotide nucleotidyltransferase: DDQVLDGIKLDEPAKRFILHYNFPPYSVGEVRPMRGPGRREIGHGALAERALRPVIPTEDEFPYVVRVVSDILESNGSSSQASICGGSLSMMHAGVPLRRHVAGIAMGLIKEGDKVRVLTDIQGLEDHYGDMDFKVAGTRLGVTALQMDNKAGGITREILQNALSQAKKARMQILDRMEAEISVPDSLSPNAPRILKMGIDPEKIRDVIGPGGKTIRGITQKTGVKMNVEDTGEVSIAGPTQEQVDEARDMVLALTKDLEAGEVYWGTVTRLMAFGAFVECLPGKEGLLHLSEMSTHRVPRVEDVFKSGDRVLVMVKEIDDMGRVNLTRRRLLANEDKVREVGLAAALPDEHERDNLIASIAEKAPPAPPRGDRPGFGDRGDRDRGGRERRFGGDRPRRDR, from the coding sequence AGGACGACCAGGTGCTGGACGGCATCAAGCTGGACGAGCCCGCCAAGCGCTTCATTCTGCACTACAACTTCCCGCCCTATTCCGTCGGCGAGGTGCGCCCCATGCGCGGCCCCGGCCGGCGCGAGATCGGTCACGGAGCCCTGGCGGAGCGCGCGCTGCGGCCCGTCATCCCCACGGAGGACGAGTTCCCCTACGTGGTCCGCGTCGTCTCCGACATCCTGGAGTCCAACGGTTCGAGCTCGCAGGCCAGCATCTGCGGCGGCAGCCTTTCGATGATGCACGCGGGCGTTCCCCTGCGGCGTCACGTCGCGGGCATCGCCATGGGGCTGATCAAGGAGGGCGACAAGGTCCGCGTGCTGACGGATATCCAGGGGCTCGAGGACCATTACGGCGACATGGACTTCAAGGTCGCCGGCACGCGCCTGGGCGTGACGGCCCTCCAGATGGACAACAAGGCGGGCGGCATCACCCGTGAGATCCTCCAGAACGCGCTGTCCCAGGCGAAGAAGGCCCGTATGCAGATCCTCGACAGGATGGAGGCCGAGATTTCCGTCCCGGACTCCCTGTCGCCGAACGCGCCGCGCATCCTCAAGATGGGCATCGACCCCGAGAAAATCCGGGACGTCATCGGCCCCGGCGGCAAGACGATCCGCGGCATCACGCAGAAAACCGGCGTCAAGATGAACGTGGAGGATACGGGCGAGGTGAGTATCGCCGGGCCGACGCAGGAGCAGGTGGACGAGGCCCGGGACATGGTTCTGGCCCTGACGAAGGACCTGGAGGCCGGGGAGGTCTACTGGGGTACCGTCACGCGCCTGATGGCCTTCGGCGCCTTCGTGGAGTGTCTGCCCGGCAAGGAGGGGCTGCTGCACCTCAGCGAGATGAGCACGCACCGCGTGCCCAGGGTCGAGGACGTGTTCAAGTCCGGCGACCGCGTGCTCGTCATGGTCAAGGAAATAGACGACATGGGCCGCGTCAACCTTACCCGGAGGCGCCTCCTGGCCAACGAGGACAAGGTGCGCGAGGTCGGACTCGCCGCCGCGCTGCCCGACGAGCACGAGCGCGACAACCTGATTGCGAGCATCGCCGAGAAGGCTCCGCCCGCACCGCCCCGGGGCGACCGCCCCGGATTCGGCGATCGCGGGGATCGCGACAGGGGCGGGCGGGAGCGCCGCTTCGGCGGGGACCGTCCCCGGAGGGACCGCTAG